The window ACAATACATTACGTtggaaaaaaaggaggtaaacagATCACTATTTGACTCACATCAAATTTTAATAGCAAAATGAATCAACAATAAAGATTAAAGACTTTCCAGGCAGCTACGGATCATTTAATTGCTGGAGGTGTTCAGTGAAAAGGTGGAGatgatataattttatttatttatttattgcatttgtatcccacattttcccacctctttgcaggctcaatgtggcttacaatacattatggatactggaaataagaagagaatctacatttggttttacagaaggatattgggttacatggtagtgaaatacaagatagtggtattGTTTTGAAAACTCTGAAATCTTCTCTGAAATCAAAACATTTGATGAAACATCAGGAATTCTCAactcaattcttttttttttttcataaagctTCCTCTTCTTAATTATTGCTAGACATTCTACTTCAGCTTAATTTTAAATCATTCACATTCTTACATGTATTTTTCCAATATGTTAAGCCCCTGTTCTCCACTCCATTCCCTTCTTCAGGGCAGCTTTAATATCTTTGTTCCTTAGACTGTAAATGATGGGGTTCAACATGGGGATCAGAGTACTATATGATGCATCTAAGAGTTTGTGAACTGACTTTGCACTTTCTGAGATGGGGGTCAAATACACAAATATTGCTGACCCACAGTACATACTAACAACGGTCAGATGTGATGAACAAGTGGAGAAGACCTTGTACCTCCCCTTCACAGATTGCGTTTTCAATATGGAAGAAATGATGAAGCTGTAGGACGTCAGGATGAGGACAATGCAGACCATGGCCAAAGTCAAATTTAGGGTGTTCATTAGTACTTTAATAGCAGAGTTATCACTGCACGAGAGTTGCAACATGGTCTGGAAATCACAGAATAAATGGTCAATCATTTTGTGCCCACAGAAAGAGGAATAAGAAATGGACAAACTGTGTGGAAGAGCAATCAAAAACCCGATAACCCAGGAACTGGCAGAGAGTAGGCTGCAGACTCTCTTGCTCATGATGACTGAGTAGCGTAAGGGGTTGCAGATGGCCACGTAACGGTCAAAGGCCATGGCAGTGAGCAAAAAGAACTCGACACTGCTGAAGGACAAAAGCAGATAGAGTTGTATCATGCATCCCAGAAAAGAAATTCTTTTGTTGTCCATTACGAAAATTGAGAGCATTTTTGGGATAGTGCAGGAAGTTAAACAGACATCCAAGATGCCTAGATTgctgaggaagaagtacatgggtgTGTGGAGGCATGAATCAACGCACATTAGTGTCAAAATAGTGAGATTTCCCATTAAGGTGACCAGGTAGATACACAGAAACACCATGAAGAGCAGAATCTGAAGGTCTGGATAATCTGAGAACCCCAGGATGATAAACTCCGTGACTTGGGTTTGGTTTCCCCTCTGCATGTCCGTGATACTcatacattgctgagggaggaagaaaagagaaaacacagcaaaatcaggatttttttttttacacagaacCAGATTGAAGAAAGGGAGCTTTATAACATCTTAACGCTTCAGTAAGACACTGGGTATTCAATGATACTtattttacaaaaagaaaaaaaaacattaaacaaatTTTATTAAACAAATTTTATCTAGATCAATATTTATGCAATCACACATTCACATGATCTAGGGATCAACAACAAATtgttctttaattaaaaaaaaaccttttaatttTCATTATATTAATATATTCTTAATATATTGTGTATTCAGAAATCAAACATGCTCAATGTGTCTAAACAAAGACTAAGGGCACTTTATAAAGGCGCACTAGCGCTTTTAGAGCAGGCTAAttattagtgtgtgttaaacgctagagtcacccataggaatataggggcatctctagcgtttaactCATGCGTATATTTAgcttgagctaaaaacgctagtgcgtctttgtaaaagactctAAATTACTAATCAGATTTATGTTGGACCATATGTCCTGCCTTAGGAAATGTTTTATCATTGAAAGAATTAAATAACAGCCTAACCTTACAGGGTGTCCAAttgtttccttgttttattttttctaacTGTACAAcggcttgagtgaattctttcaaaaaggcagtaaataaacaaacatgagcaatataCATTTActaagtaaaaatattcaaataacaatacaaagtacaatGTTGCCCCTTAAGTGCTCTAGTTTTCATGGCCAAGAACTCTGCTGGTTTCCTTTGTATTTCTTCTCGGTTTGAGGTATTGACAGAATCCAATCCTAGGGTTGTCTGAGATTAACACAACTGTTTGCCCAGGCTAGCTTGTGGCCACCAGAAGATTTTCGTCTGTGTTGGTTTCAACAGAGAAACTCAAGAATTATGCACAGGACAGCAATCAATAGACTatgaaatagttttttttttttttttcgtgtttatttatatttattgaacatACACAAATCGCACATAAAAAACTTATGAACAAACAGTGTCTCCATTTCACTCTTCAATATCAacataaattttgttttgttcctattATTCTATAATCCCCCCtattcatcccatgccccctcccccaccctccctcccccccttcctattAATTAACTGGCAAGGCAGGGTCCGGCTGCGCCAACCATTCAGTATATGGGTCCCATATTCGATGATATGTTACCAGGCGACCCTGTCGCATCGCCGTCAACTTAGACATCAAGCAAATATAGTCCAATTTCCTTATAATAGTCTTAAGTCCTGGTATTATAGGAGATAAGCCTTGGTTCTGTGTGACAAGTTATCGTCAACATTACTTTGCAACCGATTCCTCATCTGAAGCTTCTCTGTTAGAGTCCTGGTCTTCAAATTGCTCTTACCTGTTCTGTACCTAAGAATAACCCAAGGTAGATTCCCAGTTCACAGCATTCCAGCAAAACCTCTCTTTTCCAGTGACTTCCAGCGAAAAGTAATTCCAACTATTTTGTGATCTTCTGACCTTTGTTAACAAAAAGTTTCATTTTACGATTTAACTTTTGAAAaacctaagggtcctgtttactttcttagcagtggcgtagtgagggcagctgacacccggggtagttcgtcgctgtgcaccccccctcggtgcgtgaacaccccccctccggagcgcattcttaccaaggGGGCGGGTGGGAGGACCACTCCGCCACGAGTGCAGTCGCTGGGAGCTtagtcggctccgctggttcccttctctctctgccccggaacaggaagtaacctgttccggagcagagagagcagtgaaccaccggagctgacacccccccagcggcgtgcacccggggcggactgccccaccgcccccccccccttcctacgctacTGTTCCTTAGTAAACCGGGCAGTAAAAAAATAAGAAGATAGAATTAATGAACTTCCAAAAACATCGAAGGGACACTGCAAAAGCAGAGGCCCATTTTCCACTATGTCAGCAGATACCAGCGAAAGGAGTAGAGTGATGAGCAGGGCTCTCCCGTGAAGAAACAGAAGGACGAGGAATATGATAAATAAAACCTTTATTCGTCAGGACCCTACGCAGAACTGGTGTCTCAGCGTGaagtctacatcaggggtctgtacaCAAGATCACTGAAGGGTATAGGGATTTCCGGATAACAGTCTTTAGATATGTTGAATTAAAAAATGTCTTCCTTGTAGGTGAATGTGGAATAGGTTGTGATTCTGAATATGAGTTTCTCTAAGGTGGTCCTTAAACAGACTCTAGAGTTTAAAGATGCTCCGAATTCCAGATACACGCTGATAAGACGAtaaagatgtaaatttcaaagagACAACATTGAACCAAACTTTGAAAAGAGTAGCAATACACTTACATAATCGCATTGCTTTCTTTTACATGTGAACGGCCAGCTCCTTTCCTCCTTCACCAATGTTTCTGTAGCGCTCAGCCTCAGGGATACTTAAATGTCTTTTCAAAACCATTTGGGACCAGTATCCGAACACAATGAAACAGCACTGAAGAGTCACTAGCCCTGGCTGTAGAATGTGCTGTGTTTCCTCCATGGACCATGCATTGCATTGCCACTGGAAGAACAGAGGCAAAGCCACAGGGAGTATGAAATAATCAGGGATTCCCAACTGATTTTTAATGTAGTTTTTCAGCTCAGCTTGTTTGTCTGTTATTCTCTTTTTTTGGAATCCAACAGAAACTAATTTAGAACTGAATAAATATCTTGTGGAAATAATTCAGTAATTTTAAAACATGATCCCTTCCCATTAAGAATATTTCTATAGTTGAATGCaatagtgtggaggagtggcctagtggttagggtggtggactttggtcctggggaactgagttcgattcccacttcaggcacaggcagctccttgtgactctgggcaagtcacttaaccctccattgccccatgtaagctgcattgagcctgccatgagtgggaaagtgcagggtacaaatgtaacaaaaaaaaattacattcccCAGAAATCAGCTCTTTCTTAAATGCCCAGTAACTGAAATTCAACGTATATAagtttctggggtccttttactaagccgcggtaaaaagtggcttgcgatagtgtaggtgtgtgttttgggcgtgcgcagaaatatttttcagcgcatgtaccaaaaatgccttttaaaacttcttgccgaaaatggatgtgcagcaaaaatcaaaattgcagtgtgtccattttgggtgtctgatcttagcaccagccatagacctagcggtaagaatctgcgcggtaatgacctacgcacatcagatgccacttagcGCACGTCCGCTatatgcatctgaaaataaaaaatattttccagatgtgtgtagcagacgcacgccaaaagtgaaattaccgcaagaggcacgtggtagtcaggtggaaagttcattttggcgcacatccaggtgtgcggatgttataatgccgttgtatcgctccatggtgcgaccgcacctggagtattgtgttcagtactggtctccgtatctcaaaaaagatatagtagaattggaaaaggtacagcgaagggcgacgaaaatgatagtggggatgggacgactttcctatgaagagaggctgagaaggctagggcttttcagcttggagaagagacggctgaggggagatatgatagaagtgtataaaataatgagtggaatggatcgggtggatgtgaagcgactgttcacgctatccaaaaatactaggactagagggcatgagttgaagctacagtgtggtaaatttaaaacgaatcggagaaaatttttcttcacccaacgtgtaattagactctggaatttgttgccggagaacgtggtacgggcggttagcttgacggagtttaaaaaggggttagatagattcctaaaggacaagtccatagaccgctattaaatggacttggaaaaattccgcatttttaggtataacttgtctggaatgtttttacgtttggggagcgtgccaggtgcccttgacctggattggccactatcggtgacaggatgctgggctagatggacctttggtctttcccagtatggcactacttatgtacttatgtgcttatgcacattgggcatgcgtagagccTTATGCgaattagtaaaagggaccctttctTTTGGGTGCAGAAATCGAAGGAAATAATGCAAGATATCGGGACGGGAAGAAGGTGAGACTTTGGAGGGATGTTGTctgatgacccctagtggtagactGTGGTACAGCAGTGAACAGAGCAGAGGATGCTGGTCTGCACAGGGACAGGTCTAGCCTGCAGGAACAAGGAGGTGTTCATGgtcatcatctgtttcatgttCACTGTTTCTGGACAGGCACAAATTAGGTCATCCTTTcactaagcagtgttataagtggcctgtgctagcctCAGAGTGAGTCTTTgccacgtgctaaggccactgTCATTTTTAATTCCCCTCCTAccgacttccggtggagccgggCAGCAAGATGGTGGCTGCACGATGAGCTCCACTGAGCCGCGAATGAAGCCCCGACCCTAAGTGCACAGAAAACCGTTCCTGGGTGCCTTGCTCGATACCGGAAGGAGGCTGGACCTTGTAAGttctggcggaggtccccaaacACCACCAGAGCCTGCGGGAAAGACAGTTGCTGCTCTGTAATCAATGCGAGATTCAAGATGGCAGTCCAATTCAGGCCGTGGATCCTCAAAGGAAGCGGGATGGAGTGCGCAGCGGCGTGATCGAGCGGCGCTCGGGAGCATCAAGACTCCAAGTGAGTAGAGGGGGAACAATTGACGGCTGGGTACAGAGAGAGTGCcggacccctccccccatacccatAGACCTGGGAGCAGCCTAACACCACTGAAAGGCTCCCCGAGAGCAGCCCTAAAGGGCAGTGGAGATCCGATCCACACGAGCGGGAGGCAAAGATGAGCAGAACCCCCGGCAGAGATCAGCGGCATAGAGAATGGCAGACAGACAGCATAGCGCGGAGTACAGAGGGGAAGAACCGACGAGGAACGGCATCTGGTAGGGCGGAGGGGCCCTCTCTCAGCTGGACGGGCAGGGCGATTGCACCGGACCCAGATTGGAGGCAACAAAAGACTCCATGCTGAGCACTGATCAAACAGTCCCACGCTGAAGAACAGGACAAGGAGGTACCCACACTTCTGGTTGGGACCTATAATATACAATCCAGAGACTATTGCTGAAATGGGCAACCGGGCTCGTAGAGTCTGAAGTGCGACCGCTGATTCCACTGCATGGAGCAATTCTTAAGACCCATGCCCTCAGGAACCATCCACAGAGGAATGAAATTCGACAAGGAGAAACTgtctcccccaaaacccagccTCAAGATGGCGGAGGCAAAAAGTGAGGGAACAGGTGAATTCACAGAAAAACAACTGGCACAAATCACGACAGCGGTGACTGCTGCCTTAAATCCGAGATTTGATCTGCTAGCGGGCCAGCTGAAAAACCTGGAATCATCCATGGCCGACACTGAGAAACGATTGGGGGAAGCCGAAAACCGGATCTCCACAATGGAGGATGCGGGGACACAGAACATGCAGGAAGTCTCGCACCTGCTGGAGCAGCTGAAGTCACAAGAGGATAAattggaggacctggaaaaccGGGCTCGGAGGTGCAACCTAAGGCTAGTGGGCCTCCCGGAAAAAAACCCAGAGAAGTCATTGAAGTTTCTGTGATGGGATTGGTAGAACTgggtgttctggggggggggggggggtgcaggagggAAGGAAGTAGGCTGGTTGGTAGtactaggggaggggagggggggacaagaaGATAGAGTGGATGCAGTGGCTGAGGGATGTGTGCATGGTGTTTGGAAGTGTTGTGTgcagagggtgggggtggggggaagagaggagacctgAGGGAGGCGCTTAGGAGAAGAGAACCGGGGCTGGGTTGGGAAGTAATTTCTGGAGAGGGGAAAGATCCGTGTATTGCACTTACGGATCAAAGAGGATTTTGGAATGATAGATGGAGAAGGGTGGTGAGCTGGGACACTACCCTGATATATCTGCTAGTCTGCAAAATATCTGTCTACCTTTTGCTATATGAGTAAGCTGAGATTTGGATCCCTGAATGTGGACGGATTCACTCCCTGGTAAAACGTACTAAAATTCTGTCCTTTTGTTCCAAGATGAAAGTGGATGTGCTGTTTCTCCAGGAGACGCATCTCACCCAAGCGGAGCATCTAAAACTAAAacgtgggtgggtggggggagctagTTTCTTCATCTTTCAATAACAGGTAAAGGGGCGTTGTCATTTTATTTCATAAGAAACACCATGTGAGCATACATAAATTGATTCAAGATCCAGAGGGTCGCTTTGTCTTATGGATGTGGGAGGTGGCGGGTAAAAAGGTTGCCCTGTGTtctatatatgcaccaaatgtctactctcaCTCTTTTTTTCTCAGGACTGCTTGCAAAGCTGGTCTCGGCTAGTGGCTATCAGTTAGTACTGGGAGGTGATTTCAATATCACGGCAGACCCCTTGATAGATTGCAAGCCAGCAAAGCAAAGGCCTCCTgtttgggaagggagaggggtgaATTTTCTGATACGCGAGCTACGGCTGCTAGATATTTGGCGGATACTGAATCCTGAAGTACACGATTATACTTTCTTTTCACAGGCGCACGGCGTACACGCGAGGCTTGACTATTTGCTTTTGGACCCCTCCTTCCTTTCCAGGACGGTTGCAGCAGATATGGTAGATGGAGCAGTGTCAGATCACTGTCTGGTTTGGGTGGATGTGCagtgggggcagggaagagaggcaCGGATCTGGCGCATGAATCCCACTTTGTATATGGATCAAGAGTTCCGGGCTTTGCTGGGGAGAATGTGGGAAAACTATCTAGCGGACAACGATCCCGAGTTGGTCGACCCAGTAGTATATTGGGAAGCAGGTAAGGCAGTTTTGAGAGGACACATATTAGCATATGGGGCAAGAACTTGTAAGGAAAAGGAGAGACAATTGGTCATTTTGTCACATCAATTACAGCAGATGACAGCCACGCATATTTCTACATGAGATGAGGAGGCAAAGAGAGAATACTATTCTATAAGAAGGAAAATTAATGAACTATtgcggaaaaggcgtttgataagatTTTGTGGGATTACTTGTTTTGGGTGTTACCCCAGTTTGGAATTATGGGAGCACTTTTGGCCGGTATACGGGCCTTGTATCAAAATCCTACAGCTCAGATTATGATAAATGGAGCGTTGTCCCCAGTCTTTGGGTTGGAGAGAGGCACAAGGCAAGGGTGCCCACTTTCGCCTATGCTATTTGTGCTGTCACTTAAGTCCTTCGCTGAAAAGATTAGAAGGACAGACCAAGTACAGGGTATCCAGGTAGGTTCTCAAGAATTCAAAATCaatttatttgctgatgacatgctTATATACTTAGATAGGGCCACTTCGTCTGTGCCCAAATTGATGGATTTGCTGCTACAGTTTGGCCTCTTCTCCGGGTTGCGAATTAATTTTGATAAATCTGAAGCCCTACCAGTATCCGCCCCGTGTAAGTGTCAGCAATTACCCGCATTCCTTCTTGCATGGTCTTCGGGGACATTGAAATATTTGGGGGTATATCTACATAGAGATTTAAGGGTCATCTATCATAAGAACATACAGGATAAGTTAGATAATATTAAAACTCTATGTCATCGCTGGCGGGAATTGCCGATCTCGCTGCTTGGAAGAGTGGCATTAATCAAAATGGTTATGCTGCCGAAAATATTGTACCCGCTGCAGATGTTGCCCTTGTAGATTACAAGACAGGATGAGGCTCTCTTTAAAGGATTCGTAGGGACCTTTTTATGGGCGGGACGACAGGCAAGAATAGGGATAGCTAAATTGATACATTCCAGAGCTAGGGGGGGGACTGCAGCTGCCGGATATACGCTTATATAATGTGGCAGCCCTGCTCCGGTGGATTCACGAGAtgcatactggagctgtaaggtTTGCACCGAAATATATTTGGGAGTAGGGCTCTGCACCGTACTCAGTGTTTAATCTTCTACAAATACCagcagggaggggagagagtgtaCCCCCCCTTATCCGGCCGTTGAAGAGGGCATGgaagtggtggagggaggggttgggtggAGCGTCTGGTCCCTCGCCCTTCCTAGCGGCAGTAGATAGTCCTCAGTTTCCAGCAGGACAGGGAGGAACGCGGTTTAAGTCATGGGCGCGGCAGGGATGCAGATATGTTGGACAGTTTACAGGACCTGAGGGCAATGTCTTTCCTACTTTTGAGCAAGCGCAACAGACCTGGAGTTTGGGGAGGGCAGATGTCCTATCTTTTCTGCACTGGAAACACTACTGTGGGTCTCTGCTGTCTACAAGGACGAGTGGTCCTCTTTTCTCCCATCTGGACAAGTTATTTTGTCAGGTTTCCCAGGAGGCAAATAAGCTGTCGGTATGGTACGCTttgggaagggaacagagagaggcTTCCTTTTTTGCTGGCTTGGCGAGGAGGTGGGAGGAGCAGCTGGGAGAGGAAATTACGGTGGATATGCTATCAAAGTGCTTTGTGGGAGCTTTTAAAATGACTCCCAGTGCCAACTTACAAGAAATGCAGTTTAAGCTGCTCCATGGTGCTTTCATCTCTAGGGAAAAGGGGAAGCAAATGGGGTTGGGGGAGGATGACCGGTGTGTCAGATGCAAACAGCGAGTGGGCTCGCTCGTCCACACTTCCTTGGAATCTATAAAATTGCATACTTTTTGGATGGGAGTATTGGGGGCTTCGGAGCGCCTGTTAAATGTTTCTGTGGAGTGGTCCTACAAGGTGCTTCTCCTGGGAGACGCAGCGGATCTGATTGAtcatatagaatgccccaatctatccaccctatcagattaactgttcactcgtcctgtagattgtacacttgtctttagattgttctcttgtcttttagattgtaagctctttgagcagggactgtctttctatgtttaaattgtacagcgctgcgtaaccctagtagcgctttagaaatgctagttagtactttagaaatgctagttagatCAGGGGCTATCTTCCTCACAGATACGATTTGTATGTGTGGCGCTCATGGTAGCCCGAAAGGCAATACTGGTGCACTGGGTAGCAGAAGAGCTGCCGACTGTTCCGCAGTGGACAGCAAAGATGGTACAAATGGcgaggtgggagacagagaggatATTCGTATCTAAGAACATAGGGGGGTCAGAAGTATAGCTCTTTATGGAAGCTGTATGTGGTGTTGTATGCAGGTTCTCAACCTTCTCCAGAAGGatgtttgcggggggggggggggggggggggcattaacaTAAACGTAAGGTGATTTGGACGTTTATGCTGGTTaagatttttatttgtttttgtgtacATAGTATGGCAGGGGGCTTGCTTTTCAGACATATAGTAGGAACTGTAAGACTGTCTTCAAATGGTAGTAGCATTGCACGTTTAATCAGCATTCCCTGATATGTATCTATTACTCTGTAAGGTATTTGAACCAGTTGAAATAGAATGGAATGTAATAtatcatttgtaaaaaaaaaaaaaaggaacacgctagttttaatatttgtGCACACCCATTTTCCAGCCTATTAAACAATGGCTTTTTCCCCAatcgtggtaaaaagtggcccagtgcgcCTCCAAAAGACGTACCCAAagtaccgtaggccacttttaccactgCTTTGGAAAACGACCCTTAGCGAAGAAGATAAAGTTACGATTAAATGTTTGTGACAAAATAAGGCTCATGGCGGAAAGAGTTTGGACCTTTTACACAGTTTCAAAATAATTTGCAATTGTTTGAGCTTTGAAAATATATTAGTCCAACCTTTGTTAGGAAAATCCCTTCCGCAGTTTTTTTCCACACACCATGAAGTGGCACTGCCCACACTCTGCCCCAGTGAGCGGGTTGGGTGGGgtgggtaggttaggtgagaaaatGACCAGCTACAGCCGAAATTGAGAGGCGATCCTGGTTAAACATCATTAAATATCAGAGTTTGGCCGGTTCAGCGGGAGTTAACCAGTTAAGAGTGGTTCAGCGGGAGTTAACCAGTTaagagcccacctctttaacattgcttttgactcgtaaccacttgtaaccactcgcctccacctaccctcctcgcctccttcctgtacacattaattgatttgatttgcttactttattttttgtctattagattgtaaattctttgagcagggactgtctttcttctatgtttgtgcagcacggcgtatgccttgtagcgctatagaaatgataactagtagtagtagtagtagtagtcctgccCAGTTATAAACCCCTATGAATATTGTCCCCACCAAATTTAATTCTATGCAGATTGAGTATAAGATTATGTTGCTCTAAATCGATCAGCAGAAGGCTCAGCGTAACAGCCTCATAATTTACTACTGGTTTGATTGTACTTTGATTTGAACATACAAACTGTGTTGTTACTGGTTTGATTACTTGAGTGTTGTTAACCCAATACACCCTCCCCTGACTGAAGTCACTGCTGTTGGTCTCCTGATGTTCTACTGAGGTAGATCTACGATGCAACTGTTCATGTCTGCAGTCCCTTCTGATCCCCAATCTTCTACTGCCACAACGTTATCCATGAACAACacattataatggaaaaaaggaggtAAACAGACCACTATTTGTCACACATCAAATTTTAATAGCAAAATGAATCAACCTCCCTGCAAATATACAGCATCTATTAAAAAAACAGCTGGTGGTTACAGCATAACTAGGGAGATAAAGTTACAGATAACCAAACTTTTTATCCCTTTTAAAGACTTTATTTTACAGTAGCAGTGTTCACCCAAGATCAtacaagtttaaaaaaagttaAGTACACCACATGTGACAAAGCTGGGGAAAATGCTTTATACTGGGAATTGCTTTGCCCGAACAGTATTCATTTATTCCTGGGCCCTGTTgccactgtttcttttttttcctcagttcataatattcttttcacatgtcctttgtaaagcTTTGCAcaatgtaagatgctttcttttactatgtaagccacactgaacctactgtatgtgggaaagagcggggtacaaatgtaataaatagataAATCAACAATAAAGATTAAAGACTTTCCAGACAGCTACGGATCATTTTATTGCTGGAGGTGTTCAGTGGAAAGGTGGAGATGATATAATTGTTTTGAAAACTCTGGAATCTTCTCTGAAATCAAAACATTTGATGAAACATCAGGAATTCTCAACTcaattctctttttttgtttctttttcataAAGCTTCCTCTTCTTAATTATTGCTAGAAATTCTACTTCAGCTTAATTTTATATCATTCACATTCTAACATGTATTGACCCAATTTCTTAACCCCCTGTTCTGCCCTCCATCCCCTTCTTCAGGGCAGCTTTAATATCTTTGTTCCTTAGACTGTAAATGATGGGGTTCATCATAGGGATCACAGTACTGTATGATGTATCTAAGAGTTTGTGAACTGACCTTGTGCTCTCTGAGATGGGGGTCAAATACACAAATATTGCTGACCCATAGTACATACTAACAACGGTCAGGTGTGATGAACAGGTGGAGAAGACCTTGTACCTCCCCTTCACGGACTTCATTTTCAATATGGAAGAAATGATATAGCAGTAGGACGTCAGAGTGAGGACCAGGGACACCATGACCAGAGACAAATTTAGGGTTTTCATCATCAGTTTAATAGAAGAGGTATCACTGCACGAGAGTTGCATTATGGTCTGGAAATCACAGAAAAAATGGTCAATCATATTGTGCCCACAGAA is drawn from Microcaecilia unicolor chromosome 14, aMicUni1.1, whole genome shotgun sequence and contains these coding sequences:
- the LOC115457373 gene encoding olfactory receptor 5V1-like, yielding MQRGNQTQVTEFIILGFSDYPDLQILLFMVFLCIYLVTLMGNLTILTLMCVDSCLHTPMYFFLSNLGILDVCLTSCTIPKMLSIFVMDNKRISFLGCMIQLYLLLSFSSVEFFLLTAMAFDRYVAICNPLRYSVIMSKRVCSLLSASSWVIGFLIALPHSLSISYSSFCGHKMIDHLFCDFQTMLQLSCSDNSAIKVLMNTLNLTLAMVCIVLILTSYSFIISSILKTQSVKGRYKVFSTCSSHLTVVSMYCGSAIFVYLTPISESAKSVHKLLDASYSTLIPMLNPIIYSLRNKDIKAALKKGMEWRTGA
- the LOC115457374 gene encoding olfactory receptor 473-like — encoded protein: MAFDRYVAICNPLRYTVIMNKRLCALLSLISWAIGFLDPLTQSLSISYSSFCGHNMIDHFFCDFQTIMQLSCSDTSSIKLMMKTLNLSLVMVSLVLTLTSYCYIISSILKMKSVKGRYKVFSTCSSHLTVVSMYYGSAIFVYLTPISESTRSVHKLLDTSYSTVIPMMNPIIYSLRNKDIKAALKKGMEGRTGG